The window ATTTTAGAGACTCGATTGGATAATGTGGTGTATCGTTTGGGATGGGCTCTAAGTAGAGACCAGGCAAGACAGCTTGTATCTCATAGGAAAATATTAGTAAACGGTAGAAAAGTAAATATTCCCTCTTATAATGTGAAAGTAGGAGACGTAATTGAGGTTGTAGATAAAGATCTAATTCCTGTAAGAGAGGCTTTGGAAACCTTCTCTAACAGAAGTGTACCTGCATGGTTAGAGGTTGATCAGGAGAATTTAAGAGGTAAGGTATTAAGACTACCTAATAGAGATGAAATAGATGTTCCAGTACAAGAACAGTTGATTGTGGAGTTTTACTCTCGTTAATGCTTTAAGGAGGTAGGGAAATTGATTGAAGAATCAAGGAAGATATTTGTTGAAGAATTAAGTGATACTTATGGGAAGTTTATCATTGAGCCCTTAGAACGGGGCTATGGTTGGACTATTGGAAACTCTTTAAGAAGAATTCTTCTTTCTTCTATAGAAGGGGCTGCTGTAACTTCTGTAAAAATTGAAGGGGTAAGGCATGAGTTGGAAGTTTACAAAGGTATGAAAGAAGATATTTTGGAAGTTCTTTTAAATCTCAAAAAGTTAGTAGTAAGAATAGAAGACGAGGAGCCACATATTCTACAATTGGAAGTAAAAGGACCAAAAGTAGTAAAAGCTGGCGATTTTAAAGCTCCAGCTAATGTTACAATAATTAATCCTGATCTCGTCATTGCAACATTAGTAGAAGAAGTTCCTCTCTATATGGAAGTTGAGGTTAGAAAAGGAAAAGGTTATGTATCTGCGGAGGAAAATAAGGTACCAGGTCAGCCCTTAGGAGTATTGAATTTAGATTCAGTATTTTCTCCAGTGAGGAAAGTTAGTTACGAGGTAGAGAAGACAAGAGTGGGTAGAAGAACTGATTTAGATAGGTTGGTGTTAAATATCTGGACAAATGGAGCAGTAAAGCCAGAAGAGGCCTTAAGACAAGCAGC of the Dictyoglomus sp. NZ13-RE01 genome contains:
- a CDS encoding 30S ribosomal protein S4, with product MARYTGPDCRLCRREGIKLYLKGTKCYTDKCPFDRRKSAPGQHGKVQRKLTEYGLRLREKQRVKRIYGVLERQFRRYFEEASKGRGVTGERLLQILETRLDNVVYRLGWALSRDQARQLVSHRKILVNGRKVNIPSYNVKVGDVIEVVDKDLIPVREALETFSNRSVPAWLEVDQENLRGKVLRLPNRDEIDVPVQEQLIVEFYSR
- a CDS encoding DNA-directed RNA polymerase subunit alpha; this translates as MIEESRKIFVEELSDTYGKFIIEPLERGYGWTIGNSLRRILLSSIEGAAVTSVKIEGVRHELEVYKGMKEDILEVLLNLKKLVVRIEDEEPHILQLEVKGPKVVKAGDFKAPANVTIINPDLVIATLVEEVPLYMEVEVRKGKGYVSAEENKVPGQPLGVLNLDSVFSPVRKVSYEVEKTRVGRRTDLDRLVLNIWTNGAVKPEEALRQAAKILMEHAKFIYEQEFSTLEPEKKEITTTQEEEKKVITLEELGLSTRAFNALRMAGINTLEDLLSKTEEELIHIKNFGQKSLQELKEKLQEKGLSLSSAKKGEETNETS